TGTGTGCTGTCACGGTGCTCCCGCCTGTGCACTTACGATGCAGAAGAGCAGAGCGCCCAGCGACCCGTAGACAACCTGCAGAATGCGGTCGTGGAAGAAAATGCAGAAGAAGCCGAACATGAGCAGCACGCTGGAGCAGATGAGGAGGAAGCTGTAGCAGAAAGTGAAGTCTACCCGGGTCTGCAGAAAcatcgggagagagagagagagagagggacacgctGTGAATGAGGCACAGAGCGGTGGCAGTCATCCGGGGCTGAAATCTTCCCAGGCTCGTACCCACCTGTCTatcgactgtgtgtgtgtgagatggagaacAGATGTTCCCCACAATGCGGccctctcccagagagagagagagagtgtgagtgtgagatggaGAGCAGATGTTCCCCACAATGCGGccctctcccagagagagagagagtgtgtgtgtgtgagatggagagcaGATGTTCCCCACAATGCAGccctctcccagagagagagagagagagtgtgtgtgtgtgagatggagagcaGATGTTCCTCACAATGCAGccctctcccagagagagagagagagtgtgtgtgtgtgtgagatggagagcaGATGTTCCTCACAATGCGGccctctcccagagagagagagagtgtgtgagtgtgagatggaGAGCAGATGTTCCTCACAATGCGGccctctcccagagagagagagagagagagtgtgtgtgagagagagagagagagagtgtgtgtgtgagtgtgagatggaGAGCAGATGTTCCCCACAATGCGGccctctcccagagagagagagagagagagtgtgtgagagagagagagagagagtgtgtgtgtgagtgtgagatggaGAGCAGATGTTCCCCACAATGCGGccctctcccagagagagagagagtgtgtgagtgtgagatggaGAGCAGATGTTCCTCACAATGCGGccctctcccagagagagagagagagtgtgtgtgtgtgagtgtgagatggaGAGCAGATGTTCCTCACAATGCGGccctctcccagagagagagagagagtgtgtgtgtgagtgtgagatggaGAGCAGATGTTCCCCACAATGCGGccctctcccagagagagagagagagagagagtgtgtgagagagagagagagagagtgtgtgtgtgagtgtgagtgtatctgCTGCCTCTATCGCGGTGCTACGCTTTCCCAcgtctcctcctcccccacccccgcagcCTCCCCTCCAACCGTCAGGTCCCACCCtgcctctcacactctctctcactcacacactcactct
The nucleotide sequence above comes from Stegostoma tigrinum isolate sSteTig4 unplaced genomic scaffold, sSteTig4.hap1 scaffold_314, whole genome shotgun sequence. Encoded proteins:
- the si:ch211-284o19.8 gene encoding protein lifeguard 1 produces the protein MFLQTRVDFTFCYSFLLICSSVLLMFGFFCIFFHDRILQVVYGSLGALLFCIFLAADTQLILAKHRYNLNPEEYIFGALILYLDFVNIFLYLLMIFGVER